In one window of Nicotiana tabacum cultivar K326 chromosome 12, ASM71507v2, whole genome shotgun sequence DNA:
- the LOC142167110 gene encoding uncharacterized protein LOC142167110 — translation MANMVGQVLESHRITFHEDELPLEGLSHNRALHITVRVEDKFIARVLLDGGSSLNICPLTTVKRLGKCLHEIRMGSMNVKSFDGSQKATIGEINLSLQIGPTWFDVEFQVLVLYVTTYNLLLGRPWIHAPSAVASTLHQAVKF, via the coding sequence atggctaacatggtcggacaAGTATTGGAGAGTCATAGAATCACCTTTCACGAAGATGAATTACCACTAGAAGGATTGAGTCACAATAGGGCACTACACATCACAGTGCGAGTTGAGGATAAGTTCATCGCCAGGGTCCTGTTAGACGGGGGTTCAAGTCTTAACATATGCCCACTGACTACTGTGAAGAGATTAGGTAAATGCCTGCACGAGATACGgatgggaagcatgaatgtgaaatcATTTGATGGATCTCAGAAAGCTACCATTGGAGAGATCAACCTCAGTCTACAAATaggcccaacctggtttgatgtcgagtttcaggtgctggTTTTATATGTTACTACTTACAACCTAttattgggacgaccatggatacatgctcCTAGTGCAGTGGCTTCAACCCTGCATCAGGCTGTGAAATTTtag